CGGTCCTGCGGGACGGGTCTTATGTCGGCACCCTTGTGGGCGACGAAATCTCGGCCGAGCGCCTTGTTCAGATGATGGTCGGCCGCGATCTGTCGTCCTTCTACAAGAAGGACCACGACGCTCATCAGAGCCGGGGGCCCGTGATGTTCGCTGTGCGCAACATGGCCGACGGCGCGCGCGTGCACGATTGCTCCTTCGAACTGCATGAGGGCGAGGTCCTCGGGATCGCCGGGCTCGTCGGCGCGGGACGCACGGAGCTTGCGCGCCTCATCTATGGGGCCGATCCGCGCACCAGCGGCGAGGTCTTTCTCCAGGGCAAGCGTCTTTCGATCGACGAGCCCGAGGATGCCATCGAGGCGGGCGTGGTCTACCTGACGGAAGACCGCAAGCATCTCGGCCTCTTCCTCGACCTGACCGTGCGGGACAACGTGAACGTGAACGTGTTGGGCCGGGATGCGCGCGCGGGCGGCGTGCTCAACATCAAAGCCGCCAGGCAACGGGCCGCGGCAGCGATCCGGGCTCTCGGAATCCGCGTGGCGGGCGATGTGGTGCCGGTCGGCAGCCTTTCGGGCGGCAACCAGCAGAAGGTCCTTCTCTCCCGACTGCTCGAGACGAAACCCAAGGTCCTCATCCTCGACGAGCCGACCCGTGGCGTCGACATCGGTGCGAAGTCGGAGATCTACCGGCTGATCGACAGCCTCGCCCGCAACGGCGTCGGCGTCATCGTCATCTCCAGCGAGCTCCCGGAAGTCGTGGGCATCTGCGACCGCGTGCTGGTGATGCGGGAAGGACGGCTCGAGGGCGAGGTCGGCGGCGCCGGCCATCCGCCCATGACCCAGGAAAACATCATTGCTATCGCGACAGGCGTAAGGGAAGCGGCCGAATGACATCCCCGAATGAGACCAGCGCAGGCCTGCAATCGACCGGAGCGAAGGGCGTCGATGCGGCATCCGAAAGCCTTCAGCGGCGCCTTGCCTGGCGCTCCACCCTTCAAGCCATCGGCATGCTGCCGGTGCTCATCATCCTCGGCATCGTGTTCGAACTCATGTCGGGGCGGTTCCTGAGCTTCCAGAACCTCTCGATCGTGATGCAGCAGGCCTCGATCAACACCGTGCTCGCGGCCGGGATGACCTTCGTCATTCTCACAGGCGGCATCGACCTGTCGGTCGGCTCGATCCTGGCCGCCGCCGCCATGGTGGCTATCCTCGGATCCCTGATCCCCGAATGGGGCATGCTGGGCATTCCGGCCGCCCTGCTGACCGGGTTGGGCCTCGGCCTCGTGAACGGTGCGCTGATCGCTTTCGCGAAGCTCCCGCCCTTCATCGTGACCCTGGGCTCGCTGACCGCCGTGCGCGGCCTCGCGCGCCTGCTCGGAGACGATACCACCCAGTTCAACCCTCAGCTTCCTTTCGCCTTCATCGGCAACGGCACCCTGTTCGGCCTGCCCTGGCTGGTATGGATCGCCTTCGCGGTGGTGATCATCTCCTGGTTCATCCTGCGAAGAACGGTGCTGGGCGTCCATATCTATGCGGTCGGCGGCAATCCTGACGCGGCGCGGCTCACCGGCATCAAGGTCTGGGCGGTGCTGCTGTTCGTCTATGCCTTCTCGGGACTGGCGGCAGGCCTCGGCGGCGTCATGTCGGCGGCGCGCCTCTTCGCCGCGAACGGGTTGCAGCTCGGGCAATCCTACGAACTCGACGCCATCGCGGCCGTCATCCTCGGCGGCCCCAGCTTCGTCGGCGGCATCGGGTCGATCTGGGGCACGCTGATCGGCGCGCTCATCATCGCCATCCTGTCGAACGGCCTCATCCTGGTGGGCGTCTCCGACATCTGGCAGTTCATCATCAAGGGGCTCGTGATCATCGGGGCCGTGGCGCTCGACCGCTACCGCCTCAAGGGATCGGCACGCACCTGATCAAGAGATACCGGTGCCCGGCCTGGGCGCTCGTATGATCACCCTCCCGGAAAGCAAGCACAGGCCCCGGGAGGCGTGGAGCACAAAGAGACCTGCAAAGGACACTTACAAAGGACACTTGGAGGAACCAATGGCACTTTCCCGTCTGACCCTGAGCCTTGCCGTCGTTGCCGGCCTGGCAGCCCCGGCCTATGCCAAGGACGTCAAGAACGTCGGCATTTCGGTCGGCCTCCTGGGCAACCCGTTCTTCGTCGCGACCATCAAGGGCATCGAGGCCAAGGCGAAGGAGATCACTCCCGGGGCCAAGATCACGTCCGTGTCGGCGGATTACGATCTAAACAAGCAATTCACCCAGATGGACAACTTCACGGCGGCCGGAACGGACATCGTGATGATCAACGCGGTCGATCCGAAGGCCATCGAGCCTTCCGTCAAGCGCGCTCAGGCGGCCGGCCTCGTGGTTGCCGCCTTCGACGTGGCCGCGGCCGGCGCCGACGTGACGGTGATGACGGACAACGTCAAAGCCGGCGAGCTCGCCTGCCAGTACATCGCCGACCACCTCAAGGGTAAGGGCGACGTCCTCATCGTGAACGGCCCGCAGGTCTCGTCGATCACGGATCGCGTGAAGGGTTGCAAGAACGTCTTCTCCAAGTACCCGGACATCAAGGTCCTCTCGGACAACCAGGACGCCAAGGGTTCCCGTGAGGGCGGCTTCGCCGTCGGTCAGAGCCTGCTGACCCGTTTCCCGAAGGTGGATGCCGTCTTCGCGATCAATGACCCCACCGCCATCGGCATCAATCTGGCCGCCAAGCAGCTCAACCGCAACGAGTTCATCATCACGGCGGTTGACGGGGCCCCGGACATCGAGACCGAGCTGAAGTCGGGCAACTCCCTGATCAAGGCCTCGGCCTCGCAGGACCCGTACGTCATGGCGGCCCAGTCCTATGAGCTCGCCGTCGGCATCGTGAACGGCAAGAAGCCCGAGAAGAACGTGATCCTGCTCGAGCCGAAGCTGATCACCGCAGACAACATCAAGGACTACAAGGGCTGGCAGGCCGTCCGCTGATTTCGTTTGACATCCGGCGGTCATGGCGCGAGCTGTGGCCGCCGTTTTCCGTTCATGGGCCCCTGGCATTTTTCGGTGAAGAGGATCCGGTTCACTGTCAAAAATGCGCCAAAGCAAACAAGAGAGGCGATTCCAATTTAGTGGAAACGGCTCTAGAGGAAGCATCCGATGTTGAAGCAGCTGCGCGAGCAGGTTCTGGAAGCCAATCTGGAAGTGGTGCGCCGCGGGCTCGTTCTCTACACCTTCGGCAATGTCAGCGGCATCAGCCGCGAC
This region of Microvirga mediterraneensis genomic DNA includes:
- a CDS encoding ABC transporter permease subunit; translation: MTSPNETSAGLQSTGAKGVDAASESLQRRLAWRSTLQAIGMLPVLIILGIVFELMSGRFLSFQNLSIVMQQASINTVLAAGMTFVILTGGIDLSVGSILAAAAMVAILGSLIPEWGMLGIPAALLTGLGLGLVNGALIAFAKLPPFIVTLGSLTAVRGLARLLGDDTTQFNPQLPFAFIGNGTLFGLPWLVWIAFAVVIISWFILRRTVLGVHIYAVGGNPDAARLTGIKVWAVLLFVYAFSGLAAGLGGVMSAARLFAANGLQLGQSYELDAIAAVILGGPSFVGGIGSIWGTLIGALIIAILSNGLILVGVSDIWQFIIKGLVIIGAVALDRYRLKGSART
- a CDS encoding ABC transporter substrate-binding protein — encoded protein: MALSRLTLSLAVVAGLAAPAYAKDVKNVGISVGLLGNPFFVATIKGIEAKAKEITPGAKITSVSADYDLNKQFTQMDNFTAAGTDIVMINAVDPKAIEPSVKRAQAAGLVVAAFDVAAAGADVTVMTDNVKAGELACQYIADHLKGKGDVLIVNGPQVSSITDRVKGCKNVFSKYPDIKVLSDNQDAKGSREGGFAVGQSLLTRFPKVDAVFAINDPTAIGINLAAKQLNRNEFIITAVDGAPDIETELKSGNSLIKASASQDPYVMAAQSYELAVGIVNGKKPEKNVILLEPKLITADNIKDYKGWQAVR
- a CDS encoding sugar ABC transporter ATP-binding protein, with product MTGSNPILEMRDISKTFPGVKALTNVSLTVYPGEIHALMGENGAGKSTLMKILSGAYQADPGGEILINGQPIVIDGPLTARHHGISIIYQELSLAPNLTVAENMLLGREHKSGPMVDRRSMEKACQTVLERLGVQFKATTKVSELSMAERQLVEIARALIANSRILVMDEPTTSLSSRETEAMFALVRQLRAEGLAIIYISHRMAEIYELAERVSVLRDGSYVGTLVGDEISAERLVQMMVGRDLSSFYKKDHDAHQSRGPVMFAVRNMADGARVHDCSFELHEGEVLGIAGLVGAGRTELARLIYGADPRTSGEVFLQGKRLSIDEPEDAIEAGVVYLTEDRKHLGLFLDLTVRDNVNVNVLGRDARAGGVLNIKAARQRAAAAIRALGIRVAGDVVPVGSLSGGNQQKVLLSRLLETKPKVLILDEPTRGVDIGAKSEIYRLIDSLARNGVGVIVISSELPEVVGICDRVLVMREGRLEGEVGGAGHPPMTQENIIAIATGVREAAE